In Magnolia sinica isolate HGM2019 chromosome 12, MsV1, whole genome shotgun sequence, a single genomic region encodes these proteins:
- the LOC131220307 gene encoding putative disease resistance protein At4g19050 gives MGIPLPGEAPYDSKFVFVRDEVMPPVAVPQYNVTIDFEELSEDTLLEEASDVAHSPGMQGYFAPETILYCLLFFWFFSTTNYPVEYMTMIWMAEGAIIRRETEEDEEYDSTLVEKVHILLREFEIRSLIQLTERETHWRLPDWAKENDRGHNLANALTHGRYRIYLPPEGKLLDIYWPTELPLECHKLSILQLGGWNYFHSDFEIVIPDPFFEQMQGLRVLRLDKLRIKSLPSSIACLHNLRLLTIFKCRHLNSLPTSIQALHNLEFLEVDKCSSFETMPDECFRQMTKLRFLNLRGTKIRPLPSFFSKLRTIHKLVLTESPSLMEIPNETFECMERLQVLKLRGDSNLNSLPSSLSKLVNLRQLVLCNCSSLKMKLLPHLQKLSALKELDLENCNSLEDIEDVSTSLGNILPNLRKLDLSGIDAISQVSLDGCQSLESVSLNQLTNLQKLKISGTKIKCFPENNMVDTDHLRRLDFQCMNHLQEIKWDGLSTELEYLNIDQCNTGDNKWQGDIVGAHIRISNYHLLQSLTADSKLWGAKCFSRFHICISPCQEEKRKRRFLYANMGFKTQIPNLPSESHFDRHLEIRGGDTSPYISTHYFLIRTELFTLCDNVFVHRLSDFCIVDAITELRECRVERCKNLEKFFEGVNLSSATLSCLENVWMSNLPRLKSVCEGRYASQSFTLLKHIYLERCPRLIVVFSSGVCLTNLETLHIKFCSRLEAVFRGVANEKGSLQRLHTVCLWELPKLESICSDVCLGALKKLRVGGCPKLNKLPLQISNDNAAASTTVIGEGGVKVEGELVWWASLKLEGDNIKRHVYFKERRPFKALMNSSRHVYFISLCLI, from the coding sequence ATGGGAATTCCCCTACCCGGAGAAGCTCCATATGATTCCAAGTTCGTTTTTGTCAGAGATGAAGTGATGCCGCCAGTTGCTGTGCCGCAATACAATGTGACAATCGACTTTGAGGAGTTGTCCGAAGACACGTTACTCGAAGAGgccagtgatgtggcccattcTCCTGGCATGCAGGGCTACTTTGCTCCCGAAACCATTCTCTACTGCTTGTTGTTCTTCTGGTTTTTCTCAACTACTAACTATCCTGTGGAATATATGACAATGATTTGGATGGCGGAGGGAGCTATTATTAGAAGGGAGACAGAGGAAGATGAAGAATATGATTCCACGCTTGTGGAGAAGGTCCACATTCTACTGAGAGAGTTCGAGATTCGTTCTCTGATTCAATTAACTGAAAGGGAAACACATTGGAGACTGCCGGATTGGGCCAAGGAAAATGACCGTGGTCATAATCTAGCAAATGCTTTAACTCATGGGAGATACAGGATTTACTTACCACCTGAGGGGAAATTATTGGACATCTATTGGCCAACGGAACTCCCTCTAGAATGCCACAAACTCTCCATTCTACAGCTCGGGGGGTGGAATTATTTCCACTCCGATTTTGAAATCGTCATACCAGACCCTTTTTTTGAGCAAATGCAGGGCCTTCGAGTCCTGCGTCTTGATAAGCTACGTATCAAATCTCTGCCCTCCTCCATCGCCTGCTTGCACAATCTCAGACTTCTCACTATATTTAAATgccgacacttaaactctctccCCACTTCCATTCAAGCTTTGCACAATCTCGAGTTCCTTGAAGTTGACAAATGTTCTTCTTTCGAAACAATGCCAGATGAGTGCTTTCGACAAATGACCAAACTTCGATTTCTCAACCTCCGTGGAACCAAGATAAGGCCACTGCCTTCCTTTTTTTCCAAGCTGCGCACCATCCACAAACTCGTCTTAACAGAATCCCCCTCTTTAATGGAAATCCCAAATGAGACCTTCGAATGTATGGAGCGGCTTCAGGTTCTTAAGTTGAGAGGTGATTCTAATCTAAATTCTCTACCATCCTCTCTCTCCAAGTTGGTCAATCTTAGGCAACTCGTGCTATGCAACTGTTCTTCCCTAAAGATGAAGTTGCTGCCGCATTTGCAAAAGCTTTCCGCACTCAAGGAGCTTGATCTCGAAAACTGTAATTCCCTGGAAGATATTGAAGATGTTTCTACTTCTCTTGGAAATATCTTGCCAAACCTCCGAAAGCTCGATCTTTCCGGAATTGACGCAATTTCGCAGGTCTCCTTGGATGGCTGCCAAAGCCTAGAGTCTGTAAGCCTGAACCAGCTTACAAACCTTCAAAAGCTCAAAATTTCCGGTACCAAAATCAAATGCTTTCCTGAAAATAATATGGTTGACACTGATCATCTAAGGCGCCTGGACTTCCAATGCATGAATCACCTTCAAGAAATTAAATGGGATGGTCTAAGTACCGAGCTCGAATATCTCAACATCGATCAGTGCAACACAGGGGATAATAAATGGCAGGGAGATATAGTTGGGGCTCACATAAGGATAAGTAATTACCATCTTTTACAATCCTTAACAGCAGACTCAAAATTGTGGGGAGCAAAATGCTTCTCTCGTTTCCATATATGCATCTCTCCTTGTCAAGAAGAAAAACGTAAAAGGCGATTTTTATATGCAAACATGGGTTTCAAGACACAAATACCTAATTTACCTTCAGAAAGCCATTTCGATAGGCATTTGGAGATCCGAGGAGGCGATACTTCCCCATACATTTCTACTCATTATTTTCTCATTCGAACGGAATTATTCACTCTGTGTGACAATGTCTTCGTCCATAGATTGTCGGATTTTTGCATTGTGGATGCAATAACAGAACTGAGAGAATGCCGGGTTGAGAGGTGCAAGAATTTGGAGAAATTTTTTGAAGGAGTGAATCTAAGTTCTGCCACTTTAAGTTGCCTCGAGAACGTATGGATGTCTAACCTTCCAAGGCTGAAGAGCGTGTGCGAGGGCAGATATGCGAGCCAAAGCTTCACACTCctgaaacacatatatctggAGCGCTGTCCGAGACTCATTGTCGTCTTCTCGTCAGGCGTATGCTTAACAAACCTGGAAACTCTGCATATCAAGTTCTGCAGTAGACTGGAGGCAGTGTTTCGAGGGGTAGCTAACGAAAAAGGTTCGCTCCAACGACTACACACCGTGTGTCTGTGGGAGCTACCAAAGCTGGAGAGTATCTGCAGTGACGTGTGCCTGGGGGCATTGAAGAAGCTGAGAGTGGGTGGATGTCCGAAGCTGAATAAGCTTCCTCTTCAAATCTCTAATGACAATGCTGCCGCTTCTACAACTGTTATCGGTGAGGGTGGTGTTAAGGTGGAAGGCGAGTTGGTCTGGTGGGCCAGCCTCAAGTTGGAAGGAGACAACATCAAGCGCCATGTCTACTTCAAAGAACGCCGACCTTTCAAGGCGCTGATGAATTCTTCTCGCCATGTCTATTTTATTTCGTTGtgcttgatttga